The following proteins are encoded in a genomic region of Desulfosporosinus youngiae DSM 17734:
- a CDS encoding long-chain-fatty-acid--CoA ligase codes for MEAATFEKPWFRFYELNVRRRVEIPEITLVEMLKQTTLKFPENPALIFGGKTITYREMDSLIERMAKVLRQRGVKKGDRISIFMPNSANWVISFFAIQRVGAIVVQTNPLYVESELKALLQDSGAIGIVSIPPLLPRISPIQAEVGLEFIALDYLSKVSGLAGLGLADNPVYIDLEEKLSDPSIDELETPPFVCQSNDTAVLQYTGGTTGTAKGVMLTHYNLVANALQAWEWIVGHEGKERILTVLPLFHIYALTACMNFSILSGGAMIILPRFDIDAVLQHINDYEPTFFPGAPTMYVAVINHPRIKEYKVSSIRCCLSGSAPLPKEVAIRFGELTGGRLVEAYGLSEASPATHLNPIFNSRVGSIGVPAPNTDAKIMDLETGQKELPAGEIGELVVKGDQVMSGYWQKPEETAAVLQDGWLYTGDIAYKDEDGFFYIVDRKKDMIISGGYNVYPRDVEEVLYTHPAVREAVCAGIANPYWGEMVKAYIVTKEGSNVTEEEILNYCQDKLATFKIPKQIEFRESLPKTAVGKVLRRYLVDEERERMLLQENAGAKAEVAATEELTESINV; via the coding sequence ATGGAAGCAGCTACCTTTGAAAAACCATGGTTTCGTTTTTATGAGCTCAATGTTCGGAGGCGGGTAGAAATTCCTGAAATAACCTTGGTTGAAATGTTAAAACAAACAACGTTAAAGTTTCCTGAGAACCCAGCATTGATTTTCGGGGGAAAAACAATTACGTATAGAGAAATGGACAGTCTTATTGAGCGAATGGCTAAAGTACTTAGGCAAAGAGGAGTAAAAAAAGGAGATCGAATTTCTATATTTATGCCTAATAGTGCTAACTGGGTCATCTCATTCTTTGCAATTCAAAGAGTAGGAGCAATCGTCGTACAGACGAATCCTCTCTATGTGGAAAGTGAATTAAAAGCTTTATTACAAGATTCCGGGGCTATAGGAATCGTTTCTATACCACCGCTTTTGCCCCGAATTTCCCCAATTCAAGCGGAGGTAGGACTTGAATTTATCGCCTTAGACTATTTAAGCAAAGTATCTGGATTAGCGGGGTTGGGATTAGCAGATAATCCTGTCTATATTGATCTGGAGGAAAAACTCTCTGATCCAAGTATAGATGAGTTGGAGACTCCTCCGTTTGTATGCCAATCTAATGATACAGCAGTTTTGCAGTACACGGGAGGGACGACCGGAACGGCTAAAGGGGTTATGTTAACCCACTATAACCTTGTAGCCAACGCCTTACAAGCGTGGGAATGGATTGTGGGTCATGAGGGAAAAGAAAGAATATTAACGGTGTTACCTTTATTCCATATCTACGCTTTAACAGCTTGTATGAACTTTTCAATACTATCCGGAGGAGCTATGATTATTCTGCCTAGGTTTGATATCGATGCCGTGCTTCAACACATCAATGATTATGAACCGACGTTCTTTCCAGGTGCCCCGACCATGTATGTTGCAGTCATTAATCACCCCCGGATTAAGGAATATAAAGTCTCATCAATTCGGTGTTGTTTAAGTGGATCAGCCCCGCTTCCTAAAGAAGTTGCGATTCGTTTTGGGGAACTAACGGGCGGAAGGTTGGTCGAGGCCTACGGTTTATCGGAAGCTTCGCCGGCTACTCACCTGAATCCGATATTTAATTCCCGCGTTGGCTCAATCGGTGTTCCAGCACCGAATACAGATGCTAAAATTATGGACTTAGAGACGGGACAAAAGGAACTCCCGGCGGGGGAGATCGGGGAACTGGTGGTTAAAGGGGATCAGGTTATGTCAGGATATTGGCAAAAACCTGAGGAGACAGCAGCTGTTTTACAAGATGGCTGGCTTTACACGGGAGATATAGCCTATAAAGATGAAGATGGTTTTTTCTATATTGTTGACCGGAAGAAGGATATGATTATCAGTGGTGGTTATAACGTTTATCCGCGCGATGTGGAAGAAGTGCTTTATACTCATCCGGCTGTGAGAGAGGCAGTATGTGCCGGAATTGCTAACCCGTATTGGGGAGAAATGGTTAAGGCATATATCGTTACTAAAGAGGGATCTAACGTAACAGAAGAGGAGATTTTGAACTATTGCCAAGATAAGCTGGCGACGTTTAAAATTCCTAAGCAGATTGAATTTCGTGAGAGCTTGCCCAAGACGGCTGTAGGGAAAGTTTTGCGTCGTTACTTAGTTGATGAAGAGCGAGAAAGAATGTTGCTCCAAGAAAATGCTGGTGCGAAAGCCGAGGTAGCTGCTACAGAAGAGCTCACAGAAAGCATTAACGTATAG
- the larC gene encoding nickel pincer cofactor biosynthesis protein LarC, with amino-acid sequence MRIAYFHCFAGISGDMTLGALVDAGLDWEQLQTDLAKLPLTGYQLQREKVIKKGISGTKVHVLTEEGHVHRHLRDVREIINSSTLPEVVKEKSIQVFTRLAEAEAKIHQTSVDKIHFHEVGAMDAIIDIVGSVIGLWRLGIEEVYASPVHTGTGFSECAHGIMPVPAPATLELLQGVPVYSKDIEKELVTPTGAAIITTYCQNFGNMPPMRVDNTGYGAGGHDLVIPNLLRVTIGEKLDHVGSDGHIRYGGKGHVHQGEALMMEANIDDMNPEFYDYLINKFLKAGAMDVFLRKIQMKKNRPAIVLSLLIHTHQLETFYQQIFSETTSIGVRVYPVIKYMLPYEIRTIQTKLGQAKVKVARYQDSLRNVAPEYEDCRRLAEEQQIPLKEVYDMIKCEAYQQLEVNSCLEIKK; translated from the coding sequence ATGAGAATCGCCTACTTTCATTGTTTTGCCGGGATAAGTGGAGATATGACCTTAGGTGCTTTAGTTGATGCTGGTTTAGATTGGGAGCAACTGCAAACAGATTTAGCCAAGCTTCCGTTGACTGGTTATCAATTGCAAAGGGAAAAAGTGATTAAAAAAGGTATCAGCGGGACCAAGGTACACGTTTTAACGGAGGAAGGCCATGTACACCGGCATCTGCGGGATGTTCGGGAAATCATTAATAGTAGTACGCTGCCGGAAGTTGTTAAAGAAAAAAGTATCCAGGTTTTTACTCGCTTGGCTGAAGCTGAGGCCAAAATACATCAAACCTCTGTTGACAAAATTCACTTTCATGAAGTCGGAGCCATGGATGCCATTATTGATATTGTTGGTTCAGTTATCGGTTTGTGGAGGCTGGGGATTGAGGAAGTATATGCTTCACCAGTGCATACCGGAACCGGTTTTTCGGAATGTGCCCACGGCATCATGCCAGTTCCTGCACCTGCGACCCTGGAACTATTGCAAGGAGTTCCTGTTTATTCGAAGGATATTGAAAAAGAATTAGTGACTCCAACCGGAGCGGCAATTATTACAACCTATTGTCAGAATTTCGGCAATATGCCGCCGATGCGGGTTGATAACACCGGTTATGGGGCAGGTGGGCATGATTTAGTCATTCCAAACTTGCTGCGTGTAACCATTGGTGAAAAACTGGATCACGTTGGTTCCGACGGACATATTCGTTATGGCGGCAAGGGACATGTCCACCAAGGAGAAGCCCTGATGATGGAAGCCAATATCGATGACATGAACCCGGAGTTCTATGATTACCTGATTAACAAATTCCTTAAAGCTGGGGCGATGGATGTTTTTTTGAGAAAAATCCAAATGAAGAAAAATCGCCCGGCCATAGTCTTAAGTTTATTGATTCATACCCACCAATTGGAAACATTCTATCAGCAGATATTTTCTGAGACAACATCCATCGGAGTTAGAGTTTATCCTGTGATCAAGTATATGCTGCCTTATGAAATTAGGACTATACAAACCAAGCTAGGTCAAGCTAAGGTGAAAGTTGCCCGTTATCAGGATAGCCTGCGTAATGTGGCTCCAGAATATGAGGATTGCCGAAGACTAGCAGAAGAGCAGCAGATACCCCTTAAAGAAGTTTACGATATGATCAAATGTGAAGCTTACCAACAATTAGAAGTCAATTCCTGTTTGGAGATCAAAAAATAA
- the nrdR gene encoding transcriptional regulator NrdR: MHCPFCGNEETKVHDSRQVEEGSAVRRRRECERCLRRFTTFEKFEDSPLVVVKKEGRREGFSRSKMMAGMLRACEKRSISIEEIENAAFVIEKRLRNRHEREVSSSEVGEAVLEQLFNMDEVAYIRFASVYRQFQDIQRFMEELHELIEKRGTINKRD; encoded by the coding sequence GTGCACTGTCCATTCTGCGGAAACGAGGAAACAAAAGTTCATGATTCTCGTCAAGTTGAAGAAGGATCTGCGGTCCGTAGACGTAGGGAATGTGAACGCTGTTTGCGTCGTTTTACCACCTTTGAAAAGTTTGAGGATTCTCCCCTTGTTGTTGTAAAAAAAGAGGGGAGACGAGAAGGTTTTTCTCGCTCTAAGATGATGGCCGGTATGCTCAGGGCGTGTGAAAAACGATCGATTTCTATAGAAGAAATCGAAAACGCAGCCTTTGTGATTGAAAAGAGACTGCGTAACCGTCATGAGCGAGAGGTGTCCAGTTCAGAAGTTGGAGAAGCTGTGTTAGAGCAATTATTTAATATGGATGAGGTTGCTTACATACGTTTTGCTTCGGTCTATCGTCAGTTCCAAGACATACAACGCTTTATGGAAGAGTTACATGAACTTATCGAGAAGCGGGGTACTATTAACAAAAGAGATTAG
- a CDS encoding nicotinate-nucleotide diphosphorylase, which yields MELREFLFKPLKDRSYSFAIRARENGILSGVARMKELAVELGLEVISVAHEGTLLVPGTAVFAARGDAEMVTKAEETLMGVIGKPSGVATATADIVRKANPVKVVCGAWKKISQSTKGELRQAVITSGAGLRMSEQPFVYLDKNYIRMFGGVAEAVGRAKLFDPDRLVVAQLRGEAQDIVEEARTAVQAGAGILMVDTGSLEDFKAVRAAAAADGWRKSVQLAFAGGVSAEELKNIAALGPDIIDVGRAILDAPLLDFSLDVESEDC from the coding sequence ATGGAGTTGAGAGAGTTTTTGTTTAAACCACTTAAAGATAGGTCATATTCCTTCGCAATCAGAGCCCGGGAAAATGGAATACTGTCAGGAGTAGCCAGGATGAAAGAACTGGCGGTGGAACTGGGATTGGAAGTTATATCAGTCGCTCACGAAGGAACATTGCTAGTTCCCGGTACGGCGGTATTTGCCGCTAGAGGGGATGCTGAGATGGTTACTAAGGCAGAAGAAACTCTTATGGGGGTCATTGGAAAACCCTCCGGAGTAGCCACTGCCACCGCAGACATCGTCAGAAAGGCCAATCCGGTAAAAGTAGTTTGCGGTGCTTGGAAAAAGATAAGTCAATCTACTAAAGGAGAACTACGCCAGGCGGTTATAACAAGTGGGGCAGGACTGCGGATGTCCGAACAACCCTTTGTTTATTTAGACAAAAACTATATCCGGATGTTTGGCGGAGTTGCCGAGGCTGTAGGCCGGGCAAAATTATTTGACCCAGACCGGTTGGTAGTCGCCCAATTACGAGGTGAGGCCCAAGATATTGTCGAAGAGGCCAGAACAGCGGTACAGGCCGGGGCAGGCATTTTGATGGTGGATACCGGTAGTCTGGAGGACTTTAAGGCTGTAAGGGCTGCCGCCGCAGCAGATGGCTGGCGAAAAAGTGTACAGTTAGCCTTTGCCGGAGGGGTATCTGCGGAAGAATTAAAGAACATCGCAGCACTTGGACCGGATATTATCGATGTTGGTCGAGCCATTCTTGATGCTCCATTACTTGATTTTAGTCTTGATGTGGAAAGCGAAGATTGTTAA
- the larB gene encoding nickel pincer cofactor biosynthesis protein LarB, with the protein MNEKSLRDLLIGIKHHEISVDAGLEKLKDLPFEDLGFVKIDHHRQLRQGFPEVIYSAGKTTEQIVTIAEKLAERADTNILATRANHDVYEAVAARIPNAEYYDLARLIVIRRGEQAKRGHILVLSAGTSDLPVAEEAAITAEVMGNRVERLYDTGVAGIHRLLSQKDKLLAARVLIVVAGMEGALASVVGGLVDKPVIAVPTSVGYGASFGGLAALLAMLNSCASGVSVVNIDNGFGAGYQASLINKLGEVDV; encoded by the coding sequence ATGAATGAAAAAAGCCTGCGTGATTTGCTCATAGGAATCAAGCATCACGAAATTAGTGTGGATGCCGGATTAGAAAAATTGAAGGATCTGCCCTTTGAAGATTTGGGCTTTGTTAAAATCGATCATCATCGCCAGCTCAGGCAAGGATTTCCTGAAGTTATTTATAGTGCAGGCAAAACAACTGAACAAATCGTTACCATCGCCGAAAAGCTGGCCGAAAGAGCAGATACGAACATTCTGGCCACTAGGGCTAATCATGATGTTTATGAAGCTGTTGCTGCACGAATTCCTAACGCTGAGTATTATGATTTAGCTCGCTTAATTGTGATACGACGGGGTGAACAGGCAAAACGAGGACATATCTTAGTGCTCAGTGCCGGAACCTCAGATCTTCCTGTCGCAGAAGAAGCGGCTATTACCGCCGAAGTAATGGGCAACCGGGTGGAACGCCTTTATGACACAGGGGTAGCCGGTATTCATCGTTTATTAAGCCAAAAAGATAAGCTTTTGGCCGCACGGGTTTTAATCGTAGTTGCTGGAATGGAAGGAGCCCTTGCCAGTGTAGTCGGAGGGTTGGTGGACAAACCGGTGATTGCTGTGCCCACCAGTGTTGGTTATGGTGCCAGTTTCGGCGGCTTGGCCGCATTGCTGGCTATGCTGAACAGCTGTGCCAGTGGTGTCAGTGTGGTTAACATCGATAATGGTTTCGGTGCAGGTTATCAGGCCAGTTTAATTAATAAATTAGGGGAGGTCGATGTATGA
- the larE gene encoding ATP-dependent sacrificial sulfur transferase LarE: MKAVDREKLDKLRKNLRDMGSVLIAFSGGVDSTFLLKVALEVLGDKALAVTATSSTYPAQEQAEAQKLARELGARHKLIVSEELEIEGFADNPPNRCYYCKNELFSKLLTVAKDEGINYVLDGSNFDDLNDHRPGMKAAKELGVRSPLKEAGITKAEIRFFSKEMGLSTWNKPSFACLSSRFPYNSRITKEKLTQVDRGEMLLRSLGFQQFRLRHHGEIARIEIPRDQFLLMVEKVDQVVEELKACGFSYVTMDLQGYRTGSMNETLNEEDKNV; the protein is encoded by the coding sequence ATGAAAGCAGTTGATAGGGAGAAACTGGATAAACTGCGTAAAAACTTAAGGGATATGGGAAGTGTCCTTATTGCTTTTTCAGGTGGAGTTGACAGTACTTTTCTGCTTAAAGTTGCGCTGGAAGTATTGGGCGACAAAGCCTTAGCGGTCACAGCGACTTCCTCAACCTATCCTGCTCAGGAGCAGGCGGAAGCTCAAAAACTGGCTCGCGAATTAGGGGCCAGACATAAACTAATCGTTTCGGAAGAATTGGAGATTGAAGGGTTTGCGGATAATCCGCCAAACCGGTGCTATTACTGTAAGAATGAACTATTCTCCAAATTGCTGACAGTTGCCAAGGATGAGGGAATAAATTACGTGCTTGATGGTTCCAATTTCGATGATTTAAATGACCACAGACCGGGAATGAAGGCAGCCAAAGAATTGGGCGTACGCAGTCCTCTGAAAGAAGCAGGTATCACTAAGGCGGAAATTCGTTTTTTTTCTAAGGAAATGGGCTTATCAACTTGGAATAAGCCTTCCTTTGCCTGCCTTAGTTCCCGTTTTCCGTATAATTCAAGAATAACGAAAGAAAAGTTGACCCAAGTAGATCGAGGAGAAATGCTGCTGCGTTCCTTGGGCTTTCAACAGTTTCGCTTACGTCACCATGGTGAAATTGCCCGGATCGAGATCCCCCGGGATCAATTCCTGCTTATGGTAGAAAAAGTAGACCAAGTTGTTGAGGAGCTAAAAGCTTGTGGCTTTAGTTATGTTACCATGGACCTTCAAGGTTACCGGACGGGGAGTATGAATGAAACTTTAAATGAAGAGGACAAAAACGTATGA
- a CDS encoding benzoate/H(+) symporter BenE family transporter, translating to MIIEKGYDLRESLGVLWKNKNAAAIATGLVATLFSTMGPGLIVMNAAKSGGLTDAQAISWLLGIYLIGGLSTMFMSLRYRIPVVTAFSIPGAVMLAKILPNFAFSEAIGAYIVVAVVTLVLTLTGVMKKLVERIPVPVMLGMVGGVLLSFATSMFTAAINMPQIYGVMIAAFFLSMAFKGFSKKVPPIVVAIIIGIAALGFFNLITPIPLSLEIAKPVLALPTFSLRAILDISIPLFFLVIGVQNIQAVGVLMAAGYKVPINAMYVVPAIGTFINSLFGAHPAVTAGPSTAICASPAAGEKKEFRFIAAFSEGVFWVTFALLAKIIVDSVKMVPKEFTAVLAGLAMFEVFRSAFEGAFAGKFRMGALVAFFIAVTNLSILNIGAPLWAIFLGLLTSFIVERADFRADKIENSEAIEAAK from the coding sequence GTGATCATTGAAAAGGGATATGATTTACGGGAAAGTTTGGGAGTTTTATGGAAAAACAAAAATGCTGCTGCCATCGCCACAGGTTTAGTAGCTACCCTCTTTAGCACTATGGGACCAGGTCTGATTGTTATGAACGCTGCTAAGTCAGGCGGTTTGACGGACGCCCAAGCTATTTCCTGGCTCCTGGGAATCTACCTTATTGGTGGACTATCGACGATGTTTATGTCTTTGCGTTACCGTATCCCGGTTGTTACAGCGTTTAGTATCCCAGGAGCAGTCATGCTCGCGAAGATACTCCCGAATTTTGCTTTTAGTGAGGCCATAGGTGCATATATTGTAGTGGCTGTGGTCACCTTAGTGCTTACCTTAACAGGGGTTATGAAGAAATTGGTGGAGCGCATTCCTGTACCGGTCATGTTGGGCATGGTTGGCGGTGTATTATTAAGCTTTGCTACAAGTATGTTTACCGCAGCTATTAATATGCCTCAAATTTATGGTGTCATGATAGCCGCGTTTTTCCTATCAATGGCGTTTAAAGGTTTCTCTAAAAAGGTTCCCCCGATTGTTGTCGCGATTATTATCGGAATCGCTGCCCTGGGATTCTTTAATCTGATTACGCCCATTCCGCTATCCTTGGAAATCGCCAAACCGGTTTTAGCATTGCCGACGTTTAGCTTGCGTGCAATTTTAGATATCAGTATTCCTCTCTTTTTCTTAGTCATTGGAGTTCAAAACATTCAAGCGGTTGGGGTTCTCATGGCCGCAGGATATAAAGTACCGATCAATGCCATGTATGTGGTACCCGCTATCGGCACCTTTATTAACTCTTTATTCGGAGCTCATCCGGCTGTAACTGCGGGTCCGAGTACGGCTATTTGTGCTAGTCCTGCCGCGGGTGAAAAGAAAGAGTTCCGCTTTATCGCGGCTTTCTCAGAAGGGGTCTTTTGGGTAACCTTTGCATTGTTGGCCAAGATTATTGTAGACTCGGTGAAAATGGTTCCCAAAGAATTTACGGCTGTTTTAGCAGGGTTAGCTATGTTTGAAGTCTTTAGAAGTGCCTTTGAAGGAGCTTTTGCCGGCAAATTTAGAATGGGTGCTTTAGTCGCTTTCTTTATCGCGGTTACAAACCTCTCGATCTTGAATATCGGAGCTCCTCTGTGGGCAATCTTTCTTGGTCTCCTGACCTCTTTCATAGTTGAAAGAGCGGACTTTAGAGCTGACAAGATTGAGAATTCTGAAGCTATTGAAGCAGCAAAATAA
- a CDS encoding M24 family metallopeptidase encodes MNEIVVKRIAALQQELKVHELDAAVIMDRENLIYFANSEDIEGGALIVPAQGEPKLICLWLDARHMRDQSGLEVVPYFFPNENVSQKTAEMVLNLGISNPRIGFTRYFINLKDFQCLRDTVPGIYFGDIAEACYRLRSIKSEQEINYISKAAEFVAVGMKAAMESLRPGIKETDILAEAEYAMRKAGSEGATFRMQVLRHDRQQLMHPYAGNYVIENNQPVVIHLGASYKGYVAKMCRTAFLGEVAREINDIYKLLIEAQNVGIEALKPGAVSSEIFEKVSKVIHDHGYAKKFMEVIGYGVGIRQSEFYPVIGKGIGHVIQENMVVDLLLPTIYEPKFGGPRITDTVLVRGTGNVVLTNLP; translated from the coding sequence ATGAACGAGATTGTTGTCAAGAGAATTGCCGCGCTCCAACAGGAACTGAAGGTTCACGAACTGGATGCCGCCGTCATTATGGATAGGGAGAATCTAATCTACTTTGCAAACAGTGAAGACATTGAAGGAGGAGCTCTGATTGTTCCGGCCCAAGGTGAACCGAAACTAATTTGCTTGTGGTTGGACGCTCGCCATATGCGGGATCAATCAGGGCTGGAAGTGGTTCCTTATTTCTTTCCGAACGAGAATGTCAGTCAAAAAACCGCCGAAATGGTACTAAATCTGGGCATCTCCAATCCGCGAATTGGATTCACCAGGTATTTTATTAATTTAAAGGATTTTCAGTGCCTGCGCGATACCGTACCCGGAATCTATTTCGGCGATATTGCGGAAGCATGCTACAGGTTGCGTTCAATTAAAAGTGAACAGGAAATTAACTACATTTCAAAAGCTGCTGAGTTTGTTGCAGTAGGGATGAAAGCGGCCATGGAATCCCTTCGGCCAGGGATTAAAGAAACAGACATTCTTGCAGAGGCCGAGTATGCCATGCGCAAAGCGGGATCAGAGGGGGCAACATTCCGCATGCAGGTTTTGCGGCACGACCGTCAGCAATTGATGCATCCTTACGCCGGCAACTATGTGATCGAAAATAATCAGCCTGTGGTAATTCATTTGGGTGCGTCTTACAAAGGGTATGTAGCTAAAATGTGTCGTACTGCATTTTTAGGAGAAGTTGCCCGGGAGATAAATGATATTTATAAATTGCTGATCGAGGCCCAAAACGTTGGGATAGAAGCATTGAAACCGGGGGCGGTTTCTAGTGAAATCTTTGAGAAAGTGTCTAAGGTTATTCACGACCATGGTTATGCAAAGAAGTTTATGGAAGTAATCGGCTATGGTGTAGGAATCAGGCAGTCGGAATTTTATCCCGTGATCGGTAAGGGAATAGGCCACGTAATTCAGGAAAATATGGTGGTAGATTTGTTGCTTCCGACAATTTACGAACCGAAATTTGGCGGTCCTCGTATCACGGATACAGTGTTGGTAAGAGGTACAGGTAATGTCGTGCTGACTAATCTGCCTTAA
- a CDS encoding carbonic anhydrase, producing MDKLIRVSSKDDIFPEYRETPVGLLLEYHNLHRSFDSYSKAQLLIGMCMDNRKYLRIPDNFAYIIRSGGGNLRYSEFKVSYAIAIGGVKAIALLGHNNCGMVNLYSKKEKFIEGLVENAGWNKKYAEEHYMNFAPMYEIGNEIDFVLSEAARLRLRYPKILVAPLFYNIQDNKFYLIKE from the coding sequence GTGGACAAATTAATTCGCGTATCAAGTAAGGACGATATTTTTCCAGAATATAGAGAAACCCCGGTTGGGCTTCTTTTGGAATACCATAATCTTCATCGTTCATTTGATTCATATTCGAAAGCGCAATTATTAATAGGAATGTGTATGGATAATCGGAAATATCTTCGCATTCCAGATAATTTTGCCTATATAATCCGCAGCGGTGGGGGGAATTTACGTTACAGTGAGTTTAAAGTATCGTATGCGATTGCTATTGGCGGCGTAAAGGCCATAGCTCTGCTAGGCCATAATAATTGTGGTATGGTAAATCTTTATTCCAAAAAGGAGAAATTTATTGAGGGGTTAGTTGAAAATGCAGGATGGAACAAAAAATATGCAGAGGAGCATTATATGAATTTTGCTCCAATGTATGAAATTGGCAACGAAATAGATTTTGTTTTAAGTGAGGCTGCACGATTAAGATTAAGATATCCGAAAATATTAGTTGCACCACTATTTTACAATATACAAGATAACAAATTTTATCTTATTAAAGAATGA
- a CDS encoding 4Fe-4S binding protein → MKRVTLLAEVQHDVCRGCKVCEKVCPVLAISVSDKKANVKADECRGCTNCESRCPFYAIKMVKREEPFTIGVDASKHDAKAIREMCEKAHLNPEQILCYCVGVRAEEVAAAILEGAKTPEEVSSRTGIRTGCTIECVQPLLRMIEAAGLELKRVENGWQWYGVTPTAWTLPETVVEKYSKRGFYFQEDRDLLDRVVNTKAEGEDM, encoded by the coding sequence ATGAAAAGAGTAACCCTGTTGGCCGAAGTACAGCACGACGTGTGCAGGGGATGTAAAGTATGCGAGAAAGTCTGTCCGGTTTTAGCGATTTCAGTTTCTGATAAGAAGGCCAATGTAAAGGCGGATGAATGTCGAGGATGCACCAACTGCGAATCCCGCTGCCCATTCTATGCGATTAAAATGGTTAAGCGCGAGGAACCCTTTACCATCGGAGTGGACGCATCCAAGCATGATGCCAAAGCAATTCGTGAGATGTGTGAAAAAGCCCATCTCAATCCGGAACAGATCTTATGTTACTGTGTGGGTGTGCGTGCTGAAGAAGTTGCCGCTGCTATCCTGGAAGGAGCGAAAACCCCTGAAGAAGTATCCTCAAGAACCGGTATTCGCACAGGCTGCACGATTGAATGTGTACAGCCCCTGCTTCGGATGATCGAAGCTGCAGGCCTTGAGCTGAAACGGGTTGAAAATGGTTGGCAGTGGTACGGCGTTACCCCTACTGCCTGGACTCTTCCTGAAACGGTTGTTGAGAAATACAGTAAGAGAGGTTTCTATTTCCAAGAAGATAGAGATTTATTGGATCGCGTTGTTAATACTAAAGCGGAAGGAGAGGATATGTAA